The Carassius gibelio isolate Cgi1373 ecotype wild population from Czech Republic chromosome A1, carGib1.2-hapl.c, whole genome shotgun sequence region taatgcCAGACATTGTGCTGAGCTGTTTTCCTCTGCTACTTCCTGAAGCATTCAACTTCAATAAACATGTCACCTTGTTGGATACATCGCTATATGACATAATTCAGGATCAAGCACAACATGTCTTCCCATTGCGATGAATATTCAGCTAGCAGAGACCACTGTTTGCCTGCCTCTGAGTCAAAACTCCTCTGTGGTAGGGAACACTGGTGGTCAAAAGGCAGAGTGGGAgttcgtgtatgtgtgtgtggttgtgtttaTATGAgaaggagagatagagagaagaGATCCTCACCCGAGGAGAGAGTGTAGGATTTGAAAGCCTAGCTTCCTGGCAGCCGGGAGTTTTAGCTCTTTTTTAGAACAACCACTGAGGTGTTTAGAAAGGAGAAACCGGCATACCATGGCTCTGTTAGACTCACGGCTATAAAAGCAGAGATTTGTCTTTCTTCTCAGAGCCTAATGCTAGtaataatggtttaaaaaaatgtcatgagAAGCAAGCATTCACATATCACTATCATAATTCAatctcttaaagggataattcacccacaGATGAAAATGATGCTCATGTCAGCCTAGTGTCATTTTAAATCTGtactactttctttttttttcctgtgacacacaaaagaagatatttcaaagAAATTCTGAACTGTTTCTGCCCATACAGCAAGTCACTGTGGTTCAAAATACGGGACTTTATTTGCATCATGGGTATTTATAATGTttgtatgtattgtgtgtgtgtgtgtgtgtgtgtgtgtgtgtgtgtgtatatatatatatacacttttggaTTCCACTGCAtcaataaagtgttatttttatcattaatatactattatagtttagcttttatttttattttattttaattttggttagTTTTTATAAGTATGTTTTGTGcttgtatattttgtattaatcTTATTATTATGTAACTTTAATTCAGTTTgagttttttatttcaattttttttatttaagtgcatttctaatttttttatttagtttaacttctacatcttatatatacatttcattttattcaaacattatttgaattaccaaaaatgtttttgacagttttagttaCCGATATTAACCctgttttggaatgacatgagggttaatAGATCATGACTAAATtatgagttttaattttaaagtgaactattcctataaATAAACCAACTCATTGTTCTCTGCTTCCCAAATTAGGCAACCCTTCTTCTTTGAAGTACAGTACCTTTAAGAAAGAGCTTCCATCTGTTTTTAAATCTGGTGAACTGGCAAGTGAAACTGTATGGGCAATATGTTACAGGATGCTAGCTGAACCCATCATGAAAGTAGAATGAGGGGTCTTTGTTCCAAATGTCACGATGCATATTTATGGATGTGAAGTGCTCCTTTTGTATATGCTCATCTCCCCTGTCCTTTAGTCGCAAACATTTCTCTCTACATCACTGTAATGATACAATGCAATCAAACCTAAGATACACTCACAAACTCACCTAGTGTGGCCTTTTTGAAAAAGACCTCAAGCAACAGGGAACCtggtccaaaaagaaaaaaagaaaaaagctggtGGACACCACTGGGTGAGTATGACACATATCATTAAACATAACAAAGACAATAAAAAACATAAAGTACATGGATAATTTAAATGAGATGTCAAGCATCAGGCACTGCTCAGTTTTATAtccaagtgtgtttgtgtttattaccTTGCCTGGGATATCCTAGATGAGATACCTGGCTTTGGTCCTACTTTCCTAATGGAGCCATGCCTTTTGGGTGGGTTGTGAAGAGTTAGTTCTATGGTCGGTTGAGGAGTTGGGTGCTGAAGGTGGGCGTATGTAGTGGTCTGAATGTGTTAGACCACTAGGCATCAGTCTCAAACATGTAAAGactttctctccctcttcctcAAACATGGACACAGATGAACAGTTGGCCAGAAGCCATGGTTtataatttcaaatgtttaaaatatttgtattttttttttctcacacaccTACCATTTCACTTCAGAAGACAATTACTCATAAACTGGGGTTGTGTTTACCATTATGTTAATATTGCATGGTTTTTGAAGTGTTACATTTTGAGGGACCCATCCACATTGCATTATATGGATTCACGAAGAtggattatttttaaaatgtttgttttccaTAGAAGAAAGGAAGTCATATGCATCTGGGacagcatgagggtgaataaaagaTAGTTGCATCCCAATTCACATGCTTATGTACTACTATAGTTTTCTATAAACTGTGATTAGTGTACACACTGACaattcataaaaagaaaaagtgcatttCAAATGCCCAGATGATGCActtaaccaaaaaaataataataataaaataaataaaaaaatgcagctttATTTACATAGCAGAATGGGAGGGGCTGTCGGACTCTGGTGTTGgatgacaaaataaccttatataattcatacactaGACAGTTAAGTACATAGTAAATAGAATAAGTGCATTGTGTGTAGTGCATAATTTGaaacacaatttaaatttttgggtgaagtatccttAAAATATCAGTGTGTAGAACATGTAATTCAATAAcatgaaaacagatttttttttataataattatttttattttcccctttatttttcaaatgctgCAAGATCCTCTATTCAGAACaactgcaaaacattttttttttcctagaaaGATGATAGGATTGAATGAATGTCAGCAGATATGTCAAAGCAAATACATCTAACAAATTCTTAAATCTCATGCATTCGCTTCAGCTCATTTCAAGTACTATATATAAGAATGCGAATATAAGTCGGCTCTCCTAAATCATTTCAGCTTGGTATTTAACAAAGGTCTAGAGTCTGCAGCCAGTGCCTAGAATCGCATATAGGATAACCTGGCCTGCAGTGCCTGGGTGTGCAGATATATATAGTGGGTATGAATCTGGGTGTTAGAAAAGGTGAGCAAGGTTCCACTGCTCATTTTTGATCAAGGTGACGCACCCCCCATAATTTCCACACTATTACCCCCGTGCAGTGCAGGGATTAGGAAGCGGGAAGGGGAGGAGAAAAACTACATGCCGACAGCCAATCTGGATTTCATTTGAAAACTCCCTTGAGGTTTTCCCATTATCCCCCCTCCATATCCAACTTGACCCCGTAGAGAAAGCCCTGACCCACAAAGGTCAGCCTAGTCTAGACTCTCCTCTCCTCGCCCCTCCGTCTTCTTCCTCGAGACAGCCTGCGGCAACCAGGGATCCCCCCTCCCCTCGCATCTGACACCCCTCAGCCTGACCCACCCCCCCAACCCTGTTGAAGCTGCCTCTgtattcttttcatttttcttctaCTCCCTCTCAGGTCTTTGGGGGGCTTAGAAAGGTGAGGCAGGTTGTACCAGCAAATCAACTGTGCCACTGTCCATCTGAGCTCACCAGCGTCTTGAAGGCAGGGTGAAAACAGTCCCATCTGGCATCACTGTGCAGCTATTACCAACACGTTACTAGTTTGGGAGTAGCTCAGGCTCGTGGTGAGAGTAGATTGTCTGCACTGAGGAAACctgaaagcttttattttttgtccCTAGTCAGTCGGCGCTATACATTTAATGCACATTCACGTCAACGTTCAAAATATTTAGACAAAAGCTTCTGAAGGACAGGCCGTTAAGgttaaaatgtcttcttttgtgataTAGAGTTTGTCAGATGCACTATTCTTCCTTTGCCCAACAACAGGCGaatctgtgaagaaaaaaaaagctaatgaaATTCTTTCTTATCTGTACTGCttcattgtgtttttattcagtatcACTTAACAAGCCAAGCCATTCACGCTTTTCTGGTAAAGTCAAGAATGtgccaaagtgtgtgtgtgtgttgactctTTGTCACATTGCTCAaaacatgctttatttatttaccacAGAAAATGCCGGTAGTGTGTGCCACTACTGAGATATCTGTTAACTTGTtcgatttatgtattttttttcttaaatgaatgaTCGCTTTGATAGAAAAACACATTAGAACACATTTTTTTCCCTCTTAACCCTCCTTTCGGATGTGAACTCAGGCAACAAgggaaaaaaaatactcattGAATATTCATTAACTTGTGCCTAGGTGTGTACACGGCTCTTAACCACACTTGTTTATGACTTAAGGACTTGTAGCGCTGACCTCAGTTTAACACGGCACCAGATACCAAATTAACCTCTAGCCTCCTCAGGGCTACCAATGCCCTGCTAACAAGCAAACTGTCTGGATGCGCCAGAAGTGCTTTATGATTCTGTCTCTCAGGTGCATGCCCTCCTCTGCCTGTGAACAaaagacaggttttttttttttttttcttccacatctcTCTTTTTGGATAATATATTTCTCCTGGTGTCTTTACTCACACCTCTCTACACAATGCATATATAgacatacatataatatatgttacagtataatttttttttactcctcaTTTTtacagtctatctatctatctatctatctatctatctatctatctatctatctatctatctatctatctatctatctatctatctatctatctatctatctatcattagcTCACTCGTCCATCCTTATATGTACTTGatttcataataaaacaaaaagagagaagCTTTTCCTTCTTCACTACCTTTGTCTTTCTGGTTCATATTCCTTCTCCGCATTCTTTATCAAAGTACATAATGGCACCTTTGCGGCTTCCGTACGCTAGGTTGTTATCGACGCATCTGATTGGCTGTGCGGTGTAAACAGCAAGGAAGTAGAATAAGCGCTTCAGTTCATTGGTCAACAGGCGCTCAGTCGAAACGTGCGGCAAACGTTGCAAAACGAGAGAGGCGAGTGACcgctttattttctttaaatgaacGAGTGCATTTGACGTTATCGGAGGGTTACATTAATTGTAGTACAGTATCCTGAGACGTGTGTAATGAATGGATTCTGCTTTACGTTTACGTGTAATGCTAAGAGGCTAAATTAGCAGCTCATGCTACATGTAACACCGGTTCCTTCCAAACAATACCGCTTATAACGTCAACGTCACTGCTGCAGAGGACAGTGGCTTAAACATAGACGGACTgttgcatttgtaaaaaaaaaaaaaaaagtttagtgtaAAGTTACGTTAGTCTGTGAGCGATAAACAAATCTTACGGCGCTGCTCTCCTTACAGTAACACTGCTTTTACATAACGATGCAGCCAGTGTACAGTTTCTTATATCTGCGTTCAGTTAGTTATTCATAGCCTTCATTGAGTTAGTTATTTCTGATCTCTGTATTTTCAGTAATAATGAGTCTCCGGAAGCAGACACCAAGTGATTTCCTGAAGCAGATCATTGGGAGACCAGTGGTGGTGAAGCTGAACTCTGGTGTTGATTACAGAGGTAAAAGAAAAAGAGCAGCTTAAATTAGATTTATAGTCCTTTAACAACAAGGATGAAGGTTGGTTTAAAGATGGTCAGCGACATCATGCAAAAGGCACGATTAATTCTAACCAGAAGTCTGTGAGCATATTCCAAACTTTGAATTCAGgaaaacacatacatatataatttgactgtttatttacacattttatgtGCAACTACAACAATTAGTATAGTATATAGTTATAAGGTTGTTTTAATTTACATGATATTTAAAGATCTAAAAATCACACTTTAAAAACTGGGCTTCCTCATATATGCAGTAAGAAAACAGGTTCTTCAGAGGGAGGAAAAAAAGTTGTTGAAGGGTgaacagaattataattttttttaatagctcTTTTCAATGCTTGTTTTGTTATAACTGTTTTAATGTACAATAgtgcaatttttttattgtacaaatatttatttttatgcatacaaataaaatgtCACTACATGAGAATGCAATACAGTTACATTTTCTAAAAGGTGCACTACCTCTAGTTCTGCCTGCGCCCCTGatctttggcaaaaaaaaaaggttttgaagagGCGCATAAGTTGCATGATGTCTAACATGTGTCTTGCTCTCAGGAGTCCTGGCCTGCCTTGATGGCTACATGAATATTGCTGTAGAACAGACAGAGGAATATGTCAATGGCCAGCTGAAGAACAAGTATGGCGATGCATTTCTCAGAGGAAACAACGGTgtgtaaagtattttttttttcacatcttctaCATGTTTTGCATATACTAAAGTTCATTTCGTTTTCTTTGTCCTCTAGTGTTATACATCAGCACCcagaagaggaagatgtgaagCCATTTTACtagtttcttttttcattattagtTAAGTAAATATGCATAATCCTTTGTTAGTTGACTATAATGTTCAATAACTTTGTTTCATGT contains the following coding sequences:
- the LOC128016333 gene encoding U6 snRNA-associated Sm-like protein LSm6 translates to MSLRKQTPSDFLKQIIGRPVVVKLNSGVDYRGVLACLDGYMNIAVEQTEEYVNGQLKNKYGDAFLRGNNVLYISTQKRKM